The following are encoded together in the Vigna unguiculata cultivar IT97K-499-35 chromosome 2, ASM411807v1, whole genome shotgun sequence genome:
- the LOC114173397 gene encoding chalcone synthase 17-like, translated as MVSVSEIRQVQRAEGPATILAIGTATPSNCVDQSTYPDYYFRITNSEHMTDLKEKFQRMCDKSMIKKRYMHVTEEVLKKNPNMCAYMAPSLDARQDIVVVEVPKLGKEAAVKAIKEWGQPKSKITHLIFCTTSGVDMPGADYQLTKLLGLRPYVKRYMMYQQGCFAGGTVLRLAKDLAENNKGARVLVVCSEITAVTFRGPSDTHLDSLVGQALFGDGAAAVIVGSDPIPQIEKPLFELVWTAQTIAPDSDGAIDGHLREVGLTFHLLKDVPGIVSKNIGKALSEAFDPLNISDYNSIFWIAHPGGPAILDQVEQKLGLKPEKMKATRDVLSDYGNMSSACVLFILDEMRKKSAENGFKTTSEGLEWGVLFGFGPGLTIETVVLHSVTI; from the exons ATGGTGAGTGTGTCTGAGATTCGTCAGGTTCAAAGGGCGGAAGGCCCTGCAACCATCCTTGCCATTGGAACTGCAACTCCATCGAATTGTGTTGATCAAAGCACTTATCCCGACTATTATTTTAGAATCACAAACAGTGAGCATATGACCGATCTCAAGGAGAAGTTTCAACGCATGT GCGACAAGTCAATGATCAAGAAAAGATACATGCATGTGACGGAGGAGGTCCTGAAGAAAAATCCCAACATGTGTGCTTACATGGCACCTTCTTTGGATGCGAGGCAAGACATAGTTGTGGTAGAGGTACCAAAGTTAGGGAAAGAGGCTGCAGTGAAGGCCATAAAAGAGTGGGGGCAACCGAAATCAAAGATTACACACTTGATCTTTTGCACCACCAGTGGTGTCGACATGCCTGGTGCTGATTACCAGCTCACTAAACTTCTCGGACTTCGCCCCTATGTCAAGAGGTACATGATGTATCAACAGGGGTGTTTTGCAGGAGGCACGGTTCTTCGATTGGCCAAGGATTTGGCTGAGAACAACAAGGGTGCTCGTGTGCTTGTCGTGTGTTCTGAGATCACTGCAGTCACCTTTCGTGGCCCAAGTGACACCCACCTAGATAGTCTTGTGGGACAAGCACTGTTTGGCGATGGAGCAGCTGCAGTTATTGTTGGTTCTGACCCAATTCCACAGATTGAGAAGCCATTGTTTGAGCTTGTTTGGACTGCACAGACCATTGCACCGGACAGTGATGGTGCCATTGATGGTCACCTTCGTGAAGTTGGACTTACCTTTCACCTCCTTAAAGATGTTCCTGGGATTGTTTCAAAGAACATTGGGAAGGCACTTTCTGAAGCCTTCGATCCACTGAACATCTCTGATTACAACTCCATCTTCTGGATTGCACACCCTGGTGGGCCTGCAATTCTTGACCAAGTTGAGCAAAAGTTGGGTCTCAAACCTGAAAAGATGAAGGCCACTAGAGATGTGCTTAGTGACTACGGGAACATGTCAAGTGCATGTGTGCTTTTTATCTTGGATGAGATGAGGAAGAAATCCGCTGAAAATGGATTCAAAACCACAAGTGAAGGACTTGAATGGGGAGTATTGTTTGGTTTTGGACCTGGACTTACCATTGAGACGGTTGTTCTTCACAGTGTCACAATATAA